The sequence below is a genomic window from Aureispira sp. CCB-E.
CAAATACGGAAAGGCTAGGGCTACCTATCTAAAAAATCTTTCAGGTGCTTATAAATGGTCTAACGAACTCAAGGATGAAGGGGATTATCAACAACACAGCGTTGAATTTAGTATTCCCAAATTAAGAAACGGACGTTACCTCATTGCTGCCTCTGCCAATGAAGATTTTTCATACTCAGAAAATGGCATTGCTTATAGTCTTTTTCATGTTTCTAACATCAGTTTTAGCACTCGATCAGAAGATGGAAAACAAACATTTTATCTAACAGATAGAGTAACTGGCAAGCCACTTTCTGATGTAAAAGCTGAGTTTTATGTTTCTACCTACAATAGTTTGTTGCGTCGGTACGAAACTGTCAAAGCTGGCAATGCCCAAAGTGATAAAAATGGTTATTTTCAGACCACCAACTTTAAAGCTAAAAATTCATATTATAACAATTCTTTTTTTGTTAAACTTACACACGAAGATGACGAGTTGTTCTTAGACGATTCTTATTATAATTATAATAATAGCGAACCCTATGAACAAGAATTTACAACCTTCTTTTTGGATAGAGCGATTTATAGACCAGGTCAAATTGTCTATTTCAAAGGATTGGTTTTAAAACGTATGACGAATGGAAAAAATCCTAAAATTGTTCCAAACCAAGCCCGTACCATTGTCTTTTATGATGCCAATTATCAAAAAATAGCCGAAGCAAAAGTTACGACCAACGACTATGGCTCTTTTAATGGTTCTTTCACAGCTCCTTCGAGTGGTTTAACAGGGCAGATGCGGATTGAAGACACCCAAAATAATAGCAACAAGTATTTTCGAGTAGAAGAATACAAACGACCTAAATTTGAAGTCATTGCATTGCCCGTAAAAGAATCTTTCAAAATAAATGATTCTGTAAAAGTTCAAGGGCACGCCAAAGCTTATGCTGGTAATAATATTGATGGTGCCAAAGTTCAATATCGTGTTGTAAGAAAGGCTAACTTTCCATACTGGAACTGGCGTTGGGGATGGTATATCCCATTCAATCAAGAGGTTCAAGAAATTGCTTTTGGAGAAACAACTACCAATGAAAAAGGAGAATATGAAATTACCTTTAAGGCTTTAGCCGATCGTTCTATTCCCAAAGATAAAAACCCGCAATTTAACTACACCGTTTATGCTACAGTTACCGATATTACGGGTGAAACGCATACGGTGCAAACAACCGTCAAAGTTGGTTATATTGCTTTAGATATTAGTTTGTCTATTCCTGAAAATGTAGATAGAGAAAATGCCGAAGCATTTATCATTAACAGTAAAAATTTAAATGCCGAATTTGAAGCTGCTAAAGGTTCTATTATCATCGAACAGCTACAAACACCTAAAACTGTTTATAGCAATCGTTTTTGGGCTAAGCCTGATTATTATACTATTTTAACCGCAGAGAAATTCCAAGAGAAATTTCCTCATTATGCTTATAAAAACGAGGACGAGCAACAAAAATGGAACGTTGCCAAAGAAGTTTTAAAAACAGCTTTTGACACAGAAAAATCCAAAGAACTCGACCTTAAAAAGATCCAAAAATGGACGCAAGGTGCTTATAAGGTCACTCTAAAAACCCAAGACAAATACGGAAAAGCAATTGAATTGGTTCGATTCTTTACGCTTTATAGCTCTAAAGAAAAAACAACTCCTGTCAATAATGCCTTATTTGTAGCCCAAACTTCTTTTACGAAAGAACCTGGGGAAACGGTAACATTGGATTTTGGTGCGCATAACAAAGCTGCTTATGTTTTATATGAGGTAGAACATGATAATCAAATTGTAAAAAAAGAATGGATTCAACCCAAAGGAAGAACAAAAGTTGAGATTGCTATAGAAGAAAAACATCGTGGCAATTTACACTTTCACCTAACAAGCACACAAAGCAATCGTTTGTATACTTCGGGAGGAACCATTTATGTTCCTTGGAGCAATAAAGATTTAAAAGTCGAATACGCTACATTCCGTGACAAGTTATATCCTGGGCAAAAAGAAGAATGGAAAATTAAAATCTCAGGTCATAAAGGAGATAAAGTTGCGGCTGAATTTTTAGCAGGTATGTATGATGCCTCTTTAGATGCTTTTGCTCCTAACTCTTGGAACATGACTATTCACCCTACAAGTTATCGCAATATGTCACTTCAAGGAAATCAAAATTTCTACTATGTAGGCTCAAGTTTATTAGGGTCAAACTGGAATGCATACAGTTATGGTCAATCTAGAACCTACAAAACATTTAATTGGAATGGATTTTCTTTTTATGAATGGGACTACGCTAGAGGTGGCCGCTATGATGAGGTATTTGAATCTGAAGATGTTGAAGTTGTGGAAGAAGTGCAATCTGGTGGAATTAGAGAGAAGTCTATGAATCGAGCTCCTGCCCCTCCAACTCCTTCTTCTGCTACCATTGCCGATTTTAGACCTAAAGATTCTAGTGTCAACGAACAACAATTAGCAACGAACAAGCCCCAAGCACCAGAGCAGGCTCCTGAAGAAGATTTTGGAGATATAAACGTTCGTACCAACTTAAATGAAACTGTTTTCTTTTATCCTGATTTAATGACCGATAAAGATGGAAATATCATCATTAAATTCACAATGAACGAAGCCTTAACCAAATGGAAATTCATGCTTTTTGGGTATACCAAGGAGTTGGCTTTTGTCTCTGACACCAAATCTGTCGTCACTCAAAAAGACTTGATGGTTGTTCCCAATGCCCCTCGATTCTTTAGAGAAAATGATGAAATTTACTTTACAGCTAAGGTCAGCAACTTGACTGAAAAAGCCATGAAGGGTAAGGCTCAATTACAACTCTTTGATGCGATTAGCATGCAACCTATTGATGCTGCTTTTGGTAATACTCAAGCTACGCTTTCTTTTGATGCAAAGGCAGGGCAATCTGCTCCTTTGGCTTGGAAACTCAACATTCCTGATGGTTGGAACACACCTGTTACGCATCGAGTCGTTGCTAAAGCGGGTGATTTCTCCGATGGCGAAGAAGCTGCTATTCCTGTGCTGACCAATCGCATGTTGGTCACCGAAACACAACCGCTCCCTGTTCGAGGAAAACAAACTAAAAAATTCACCTTTGATAGAATGGCTCAAGTCAGTCAATCAAAAACGCTCCAACACCATCAACTGACCTTAGAATTCACGCAAAACCCTGCTTGGTATGCCATTCAATCTTTGCCTTATTTGATGGAATATCCTTATGAGTGTACCGAACAAATTTTCTCTCGTTATTATGCCAACAGTTTGGCTTCTGATGTTGCCAATGCGCATCCCAAGGTGAAACGAGTTTTTGATCAATGGAAAAATATTGATACCGATGCTTTAAAAAGTAATTTGGCTAAAAATGAGGAACTTAAATATGCTTTATTAGAAGAAACGCCTTGGGTTTTGGCAGCGCAAAGTGAAGCGACTCAAAAGAAAAATATTGGGGTGCTTTTTGATCTTAATCGTATGGCGAATGAATTGACAAAAGCTAGGGACAAAATGGCGGATCGTCAATTGGCAAACGGTGGCTTTAGTTGGATGCCTGGTGGTCGAGATAGCTGGTACATCACCCAATATATTGTAGAAGGCATGGGACATCTAGATAAGTTGGGGGTTAAGGATATTCAATCTGATCCTAAGATGGCAAAAATGATTCAACGTGCCGTTGACTACATTGATGTGGAGCTAGCTCGACAGTACAAAGAATTGCTCAAATGGGCAAAACGAAGCAAGAATGAAAAAGAGTACTTAGAGCAAGATCATCTAGGACAAATGGTCATTCATTATTTTTATGCTAGAACCTTCTTTTTAGAGCAAAAAATTACCAATAAAACTACTTTAGAAGCCATCCAGTACTACGAAGGGCAAGCTCTAAAATATTGGAGAAATAAGTCCATGTACATGCAAGGACTGTTAGCCTTAGGTTTCCACAGAAAAGGAACCGACTTAGAAACGCCTCAAAAAATTGTTGCAGCTGCCAAAGAAAATGCCTTGAATAGCGATGAAATGGGCATGTATTGGAAGTATCCATCGGGTTACTTTTGGTATCAACTACCCATCGAAACCCATGCCTTGATGATTGAGGTCTTTGATGTTGTGGCTAAAGATGCTAAGGCAGTAGAAGATTTGAAAGTTTGGTTGCTAAAAGCCAAGCAGACAACTCATTGGAAAACGACCAAAGCTACTGCCGCCGCTTGTTATGCGTTGCTCATGTCCGGTGACAATTGGTTGATGGACGACCAAGAAATTGAAATTACTTTGGGCAACAAAAAATTGGATCAATCTCAAATCAAGAAAGAAGCAGGAACGGGGTATTTTAAAACTTCTTGGAAAGCAGATGAGATTACCAACGATATGGCAAACATCAAGGTCAAAAATCCAAACAATGTCGTGGCTTGGGGAGCTTTGTACTGGCAATACTTCGAGAATTTAGACAAGATTACGCATTTCAAAGAAACACCTTTGAAGTTGAATAAGAAACTGTTCAAACAAATTAACACCGATCGAGGTCCTGTCTTAAAACCTATTGATAGCCAAACCTTAGAACCTGGAGACTTGATTAAAGTTCGCATTGAATTGATGGTTGATCGAGATATGGAATATGTTCACATGAAGGATATGAGAGCAGCCGGTTTAGAACCAACCAATGTCTTGAGTCAGTATAAATACCAAGGAGGTTTGGGCTATTACGAAAGTACTAGAGATGCTTCGACCAACTTCTTCTTTAGTTATTTATCTAAAGGTACTTATGTCTTTGAATATCCTTTGCGAGTCAATCACAAAGGTGATTTCTCCAATGGAATCACCACCATTCAATGTATGTATGCCCCTGAATTTACGGCTCACTCTGAGGGCGTTCGAGTCTCTGTTGAGTAAAAGTAAGGCTATTTCTATTAGGCAATTTGGAATATCGTTTTCAAATTGCCTAATCAATTAAAATATCAAAATCACACGACCCAATACCTAAACTTAAAAATAAACATTATGCAAAAAAATAAATATTGGGGAATTATCTGTGCCTTTATAACGGTTGCATTATCTATCAACCTATTTGCACAAAAACCAAATAAGACAACAATGAATAATTATCCCAAAGCTTGGGAAGCCATCAACAAATTAGAGTATGATGGTTTGACCAAGTCTGCACTAGAAGAAACTCAAAAGCTCTATACTCAAATTAAAAAAGACGCTGAAAATCCTGCCCAAACGGCGCAGTTAATCAAAGCCCTTTTATTTATTAATAAATATCAGGCACGCTTAGAAGAAGATGG
It includes:
- a CDS encoding alpha-2-macroglobulin family protein, producing the protein MQKMFNWILISILLFFVQQNSIAQTKTNNYTKEWAEINKLEYDGLTKSALEATQKLYTKIQGDDQNSAQTGQSIKALLFINKYQARLEEDGLVKAIYRFEEEALKAQSPIKPILQSMIAELYDRYLNQHLYKFQNRTATEEFDPKDIRTWDIDRITQKCYELYQSSVQFEDTKNISIDNFAAITQQGANVEGLRPTLYDFLLHRALDFHQSDKYYLTKPAYKFYLDSEEDFAGAAEFSKRSLTAKDSLSANFQALILFQKGLAFHLDNPRALIDLDLKRLEFVKNKSIRNDKEILYIERLEALFKKHKDQAISTEIAYKIAMHYHRQGQKYQPSPTEQYRWDIKKAYEICEKAVKAFPSSYGASHCKNLMATIKSKSISLNVEKVNPINQPTLGLITYKNLSKLYFRAIPITKAQYDAFNSKYGKARATYLKNLSGAYKWSNELKDEGDYQQHSVEFSIPKLRNGRYLIAASANEDFSYSENGIAYSLFHVSNISFSTRSEDGKQTFYLTDRVTGKPLSDVKAEFYVSTYNSLLRRYETVKAGNAQSDKNGYFQTTNFKAKNSYYNNSFFVKLTHEDDELFLDDSYYNYNNSEPYEQEFTTFFLDRAIYRPGQIVYFKGLVLKRMTNGKNPKIVPNQARTIVFYDANYQKIAEAKVTTNDYGSFNGSFTAPSSGLTGQMRIEDTQNNSNKYFRVEEYKRPKFEVIALPVKESFKINDSVKVQGHAKAYAGNNIDGAKVQYRVVRKANFPYWNWRWGWYIPFNQEVQEIAFGETTTNEKGEYEITFKALADRSIPKDKNPQFNYTVYATVTDITGETHTVQTTVKVGYIALDISLSIPENVDRENAEAFIINSKNLNAEFEAAKGSIIIEQLQTPKTVYSNRFWAKPDYYTILTAEKFQEKFPHYAYKNEDEQQKWNVAKEVLKTAFDTEKSKELDLKKIQKWTQGAYKVTLKTQDKYGKAIELVRFFTLYSSKEKTTPVNNALFVAQTSFTKEPGETVTLDFGAHNKAAYVLYEVEHDNQIVKKEWIQPKGRTKVEIAIEEKHRGNLHFHLTSTQSNRLYTSGGTIYVPWSNKDLKVEYATFRDKLYPGQKEEWKIKISGHKGDKVAAEFLAGMYDASLDAFAPNSWNMTIHPTSYRNMSLQGNQNFYYVGSSLLGSNWNAYSYGQSRTYKTFNWNGFSFYEWDYARGGRYDEVFESEDVEVVEEVQSGGIREKSMNRAPAPPTPSSATIADFRPKDSSVNEQQLATNKPQAPEQAPEEDFGDINVRTNLNETVFFYPDLMTDKDGNIIIKFTMNEALTKWKFMLFGYTKELAFVSDTKSVVTQKDLMVVPNAPRFFRENDEIYFTAKVSNLTEKAMKGKAQLQLFDAISMQPIDAAFGNTQATLSFDAKAGQSAPLAWKLNIPDGWNTPVTHRVVAKAGDFSDGEEAAIPVLTNRMLVTETQPLPVRGKQTKKFTFDRMAQVSQSKTLQHHQLTLEFTQNPAWYAIQSLPYLMEYPYECTEQIFSRYYANSLASDVANAHPKVKRVFDQWKNIDTDALKSNLAKNEELKYALLEETPWVLAAQSEATQKKNIGVLFDLNRMANELTKARDKMADRQLANGGFSWMPGGRDSWYITQYIVEGMGHLDKLGVKDIQSDPKMAKMIQRAVDYIDVELARQYKELLKWAKRSKNEKEYLEQDHLGQMVIHYFYARTFFLEQKITNKTTLEAIQYYEGQALKYWRNKSMYMQGLLALGFHRKGTDLETPQKIVAAAKENALNSDEMGMYWKYPSGYFWYQLPIETHALMIEVFDVVAKDAKAVEDLKVWLLKAKQTTHWKTTKATAAACYALLMSGDNWLMDDQEIEITLGNKKLDQSQIKKEAGTGYFKTSWKADEITNDMANIKVKNPNNVVAWGALYWQYFENLDKITHFKETPLKLNKKLFKQINTDRGPVLKPIDSQTLEPGDLIKVRIELMVDRDMEYVHMKDMRAAGLEPTNVLSQYKYQGGLGYYESTRDASTNFFFSYLSKGTYVFEYPLRVNHKGDFSNGITTIQCMYAPEFTAHSEGVRVSVE